Proteins from a genomic interval of Cupriavidus pauculus:
- a CDS encoding TolC family protein, producing MKTKKTLTWVASLSLLAAPVWAAQPVPAGAAASKSQPDAAPASSMRPSTQLLAAKAMPRATTPAAETFELSQLLELAQSTNKGVEAAQANVDAATAAITTSRAYPNPQVEVMYGRLSGKQPGVASGNAPSYAVVQKFDYPNQRSLRERMAGRGLEATEAQRLSFRAELAARVKTSYYQVLRRETELAAAREDLNLMRQIQERAKVRVDVGEAPRYELIKADTELLAAQKTLQTAELRVEQAKASLRQQVGGAMPMRYGLHGSLANTPDIPTLAVLRDTMQANNAELIQRRSELERARLGVDYQRSLRLPEVALRASTDRQPDNNVSQIGLVMTIPLWDRRSGPVGEATAQATQARTALEAREFELTQELDTAFQQYEITQAQVTALESGIVREAESALGVAEAAYRFGERGILDYLDAQRVLRNARTELINAQYEMQIAAIQIEKLMSATPGAPTGPAPSMPVSPNLN from the coding sequence ATGAAGACCAAGAAAACGTTGACCTGGGTCGCGTCGCTGTCGCTATTGGCGGCGCCGGTCTGGGCCGCCCAGCCGGTGCCGGCCGGCGCCGCTGCGTCGAAGTCCCAGCCGGACGCCGCCCCGGCGTCGTCCATGCGGCCGTCCACGCAGCTCCTGGCCGCCAAGGCCATGCCGCGCGCCACCACGCCCGCGGCCGAAACCTTCGAATTGTCCCAACTGCTGGAACTCGCCCAATCGACCAACAAGGGCGTGGAAGCGGCGCAGGCGAACGTGGATGCCGCCACCGCGGCCATCACCACGTCGCGTGCGTATCCGAACCCGCAGGTGGAAGTGATGTACGGGCGCCTGTCCGGCAAGCAGCCGGGTGTGGCCAGCGGCAACGCGCCGTCGTATGCCGTGGTCCAGAAATTCGACTATCCGAACCAGCGCAGCCTGCGCGAGCGCATGGCGGGCCGCGGGCTGGAGGCGACCGAGGCGCAGCGGCTGAGCTTTCGTGCCGAACTGGCCGCACGCGTGAAGACGTCGTACTACCAGGTGCTGCGCCGCGAGACCGAACTGGCCGCCGCGCGCGAGGACCTGAACCTGATGCGCCAGATCCAGGAACGCGCCAAGGTGCGCGTGGACGTGGGCGAGGCGCCGCGCTACGAACTGATCAAGGCCGATACCGAACTGCTGGCCGCGCAGAAGACGCTGCAGACCGCCGAGCTGCGCGTGGAGCAGGCCAAGGCATCGCTGCGCCAGCAGGTGGGCGGCGCCATGCCGATGCGCTATGGGCTGCACGGCAGCCTGGCCAACACGCCCGACATCCCCACGCTGGCCGTGTTGCGCGACACCATGCAGGCCAACAACGCCGAGCTGATCCAGCGCCGCAGCGAACTGGAACGCGCGCGGCTGGGCGTGGATTACCAGCGCTCGCTGCGGCTGCCCGAGGTGGCGCTGCGGGCCAGCACCGACCGCCAGCCGGACAACAACGTCTCGCAGATCGGCCTGGTGATGACGATTCCGCTCTGGGACCGCCGCAGCGGCCCCGTGGGCGAGGCCACGGCGCAGGCCACGCAGGCGCGCACCGCGCTGGAAGCGCGCGAGTTCGAACTGACCCAGGAGCTGGACACCGCGTTCCAGCAGTACGAGATCACGCAGGCCCAGGTCACGGCGCTCGAATCGGGCATCGTGCGCGAGGCCGAGTCGGCGCTGGGCGTGGCGGAAGCCGCCTACCGCTTTGGCGAGCGCGGCATCCTGGACTACCTGGACGCGCAGCGCGTGCTGCGCAATGCGCGCACCGAGCTGATCAACGCGCAGTACGAGATGCAGATCGCCGCCATCCAGATTGAAAAGCTCATGTCGGCCACGCCCGGTGCCCCCACCGGCCCCGCGCCCTCCATGCCTGTATCCCCGAATCTGAACTGA
- a CDS encoding Y-family DNA polymerase encodes MTYWIAVHLPRLPLDALQPSWPEPAGPPGPAAPGIGTLHKLPVAVVEHERVVLANGPAMALGVCYGMRRGGVQALSADVVQLERGLAAEADLLTSVALTLLHFTPAVTIDTEPESATVMLDVTASLRLFGGHRALCRQVRARVRQLGTFAQVGSGTTAQGAAWLARQPVRRTPRGIVRPARRAIQPARMTRLLDRLPVDCLHAYTDPEWLEGIGCRTLAQVRRLPRAGLSRRIGTELLARLDQAYGHAPSGFAWFEAPPAFAQRMELPGRIEAADGVLAGAQRLLLALSGWLAAQQAGVTRCVLVLEHERYRLGEDTDSTPVPLALAQPSRDPVHLSKLLREKLDKVRFHAPVSGLGLRVEAMETCLPQSDSLFPEPGAEPAELGRLLDTLVARLGRDNVLQPQPLADHRPECANRWGPLGDAPARAPAPGALPPERPLWLLESPQALRVEKHRPVYQGPLVMLTRPERIEAGWWDGGLATRDYFIAERADGLRCWVYRERPGRPTRDGQEDGGDYRWFLHGLFA; translated from the coding sequence ATGACGTACTGGATCGCGGTGCACCTGCCGCGCCTGCCGCTGGACGCGCTGCAGCCGAGCTGGCCTGAGCCCGCCGGCCCGCCCGGCCCGGCCGCCCCCGGCATCGGCACGCTGCACAAGCTGCCGGTGGCGGTGGTGGAGCACGAGCGCGTGGTGCTGGCCAACGGGCCGGCCATGGCGCTGGGCGTGTGCTACGGCATGCGGCGCGGCGGCGTGCAGGCGTTGTCCGCCGATGTGGTGCAGCTGGAACGCGGGCTGGCGGCCGAGGCGGACCTGCTGACGTCGGTGGCGCTGACGCTGCTGCACTTCACGCCGGCCGTGACGATCGACACCGAGCCGGAATCGGCCACGGTGATGCTCGACGTCACGGCCAGCCTGCGGCTGTTCGGCGGCCATCGCGCGCTGTGCCGGCAGGTGCGCGCCCGCGTGCGGCAACTGGGCACGTTCGCGCAGGTGGGCAGCGGCACCACGGCGCAGGGCGCGGCATGGCTGGCGCGCCAGCCGGTGCGCCGCACGCCGCGCGGCATCGTCCGCCCGGCCCGCCGCGCAATCCAGCCGGCGCGCATGACGCGGCTGCTGGACCGCCTGCCCGTGGATTGCCTGCACGCGTACACCGACCCGGAATGGCTCGAAGGCATCGGCTGCCGCACGCTCGCGCAGGTGCGGCGCCTGCCGCGCGCGGGGCTGTCGCGCCGCATCGGCACCGAGCTGCTGGCGCGGCTGGACCAGGCCTATGGCCATGCCCCATCGGGCTTTGCCTGGTTCGAGGCGCCGCCGGCCTTTGCGCAGCGCATGGAGCTGCCCGGCCGCATCGAAGCGGCCGATGGCGTGCTGGCCGGCGCGCAGCGGCTGCTGCTGGCGCTGTCCGGCTGGCTGGCGGCGCAGCAGGCCGGCGTCACGCGCTGCGTGCTGGTGCTGGAACACGAGCGCTACCGGCTGGGCGAGGACACCGACAGCACGCCGGTGCCGCTGGCGCTGGCGCAGCCGAGCCGCGACCCGGTCCACCTGTCGAAGCTGCTGCGCGAGAAGCTGGACAAGGTGCGTTTTCACGCGCCGGTGAGCGGGCTGGGTTTGCGGGTGGAGGCGATGGAGACGTGCCTGCCGCAGAGCGATTCGCTGTTCCCGGAGCCCGGCGCGGAGCCGGCCGAGCTGGGCCGGCTGCTCGATACGCTGGTGGCCCGGCTGGGCCGCGACAACGTGCTGCAGCCGCAGCCGCTGGCCGACCATCGGCCCGAATGCGCCAACCGCTGGGGCCCGCTGGGCGACGCGCCCGCGCGTGCGCCGGCCCCGGGCGCGCTGCCGCCCGAACGCCCGCTGTGGCTGCTGGAATCGCCCCAGGCGCTGCGCGTGGAAAAGCACCGCCCCGTCTACCAGGGGCCGCTGGTCATGCTGACGCGGCCGGAGCGCATCGAGGCCGGCTGGTGGGACGGCGGGCTGGCCACGCGCGATTACTTCATCGCCGAACGCGCCGACGGGCTGCGCTGCTGGGTCTATCGCGAACGCCCCGGCCGCCCCACGCGCGACGGGCAGGAAGACGGCGGCGACTACCGCTGGTTCCTGCACGGCCTGTTCGCCTGA
- the tehA gene encoding dicarboxylate transporter/tellurite-resistance protein TehA: MGAPTPSSVFRTIPLSFFGMAVGTLALANAWRGAVRVWAIPALPAVVLAGFGLALWAVLIGAYLRKWAVAPDVARAEMADPVQSSFAALIPTSTLLATQIVQPYAPQVAMVMFGVATVGQLALGAALHGRLWQGGMEPAAITPAAYLPAVAPGFVGATAAAMFGWHQVGMMLFGVSLLSWLAIESMLLNRAAVNAPLPEARRALLGIQIAPPVVGGTAWMALTHGQPDLFAYALLGYGLYQALVMLRLAPWIGVQRFSQGLWAFSFGVAALPGMAIRMVERGAGGVMPQLAFGLFVAANAIIGVLLWKTAARLLRGDLLPAARRPDPTAAAGPSAR, encoded by the coding sequence ATGGGCGCCCCCACCCCATCTTCCGTTTTTCGTACCATCCCGCTGTCGTTCTTCGGCATGGCGGTCGGCACGCTGGCCCTGGCCAACGCGTGGCGCGGCGCCGTGCGCGTCTGGGCTATCCCGGCGCTGCCCGCCGTGGTGCTGGCGGGCTTCGGCCTGGCGCTCTGGGCGGTGCTGATCGGCGCCTACCTGCGCAAGTGGGCCGTGGCGCCCGATGTCGCGCGCGCGGAAATGGCCGATCCGGTGCAGTCGTCGTTCGCGGCGCTGATCCCCACCTCCACGCTGCTGGCGACGCAGATCGTCCAGCCCTACGCGCCGCAGGTGGCCATGGTGATGTTCGGGGTGGCGACGGTCGGACAGCTCGCGCTGGGCGCCGCGCTGCACGGGCGGCTCTGGCAAGGCGGGATGGAACCGGCGGCCATCACGCCGGCGGCCTACCTGCCGGCCGTGGCGCCGGGTTTTGTCGGGGCCACGGCGGCGGCCATGTTCGGCTGGCACCAGGTGGGCATGATGCTGTTCGGCGTAAGCCTGCTGTCGTGGCTGGCGATCGAGTCGATGCTGCTGAACCGCGCGGCGGTCAACGCGCCGCTGCCCGAGGCGCGGCGCGCGCTGCTGGGCATCCAGATTGCGCCGCCCGTGGTGGGCGGCACGGCGTGGATGGCGCTGACGCACGGCCAGCCAGACCTGTTCGCGTATGCGTTGCTGGGGTACGGCCTGTACCAGGCGCTGGTGATGCTGCGGCTGGCGCCGTGGATTGGCGTGCAGCGGTTTTCGCAGGGGCTCTGGGCCTTCAGCTTTGGCGTGGCGGCGCTGCCCGGCATGGCCATCCGCATGGTGGAGCGCGGCGCCGGCGGCGTCATGCCGCAACTGGCGTTCGGCCTGTTCGTCGCCGCCAATGCCATCATCGGCGTGCTGCTGTGGAAGACGGCGGCGCGGCTGCTGCGCGGCGACCTGCTGCCCGCCGCGCGCCGGCCCGACCCTACTGCGGCAGCCGGACCTTCGGCACGATGA
- a CDS encoding efflux RND transporter permease subunit codes for MMTSLVEAAIKQRLVVCVVAVVLFFFGLRAAGKLSVDAFPDVTNVQVQIATEATGRSPEEVERFVTVPIEMSMTGLPGLEEMRSLNKAGLSLITLVFTDKTDVYFARQLVMERLIEVGGRMPQDVAPVLGPVSTGLGEVYQYTLDRADDGNRELTQEELAERRIAQDWVVRPLLRSIPGVAEINSQGGFVRQYQALVNPERMRHYEVNIQQVYQALARNNANSGGGVLPHYAEQYLIRGVGLAKGVEDIGSIVLKEVNGTPVYLRDVAQVTIGHEVRQGALVKNGQTEAVGGIVMMMRGGNAKEVVSRIKARVAEINDKGMIPGGLQIVPYYDRSELVDAALWTVTKVLLEGVVLVVIVLFLFLGDVRSSVIVLATLVLTPLLTFMVMNRMGLSANLMSLGGLAIAIGLMVDGSVVVVENAFERLGHADKSGLTRTEILVKAVQEVATPVIVGVGIIILVFLPLMTLQGMEGKMFAPLAVTISIALAISLFLSLTLSPVLSSYLLKGGAEHDTRIIAFMKRHYLRMLHWALLNSKKTVLGAVGMFVATVLIVPMLGTSFIPEMKEGSIVPAIDRVPNISLEESIKLEKQANKLVLEVPGVKSVVSGVGRGESPADPQGQNESTPIASLKDRDEWPDGWTQDDIANAIREKLKAIPGVQIVMAQPISDRVDEMVSGVRSDIAVKIFGDDLDKLRDLAGEIARVAGGIQGSQDIRIERISGQQYLSIEIDRAAIARYGLNVSDIHDIIEIAIGGKRATDIFEGERRFAAAVRLPEEFRSNVQAIRNLLVQAPDGVQVPLQSVAKIEVSDGPAQISREMAKRRVVVMINVKDRDLGGFVAELQSATESKVKLPEGYYYEWGGQFQNMERAMGHLQLIVPLTIAAIFFLLFLLFNSLRFATLIITVLPFASIGGIIGLFVTGEYLSVPASVGFIALWGMAVLNGVVLVSYIRTLREQGMSLRNAVVRGATQRFRPVMMTATIAMLGLVPFLFSSGPGSEVQRPLAVVVIGGLITSTLLTLVMVPVLYRWFDDRKPEARDMSV; via the coding sequence ATGATGACATCGCTTGTGGAAGCCGCGATCAAGCAGCGGCTGGTGGTGTGCGTGGTGGCGGTAGTGCTGTTCTTCTTCGGGCTGCGGGCGGCGGGCAAGCTGTCGGTCGATGCGTTCCCGGACGTGACCAACGTCCAGGTGCAGATCGCCACGGAAGCCACCGGCCGCTCGCCCGAGGAAGTGGAGCGCTTTGTCACGGTGCCCATCGAAATGTCGATGACCGGCCTGCCCGGGCTGGAGGAAATGCGCTCGCTGAACAAGGCCGGCCTGTCGCTGATCACGCTCGTGTTCACCGACAAGACCGACGTCTACTTCGCGCGGCAGCTGGTCATGGAGCGGCTGATCGAGGTGGGCGGGCGCATGCCCCAGGACGTGGCGCCGGTGCTGGGCCCGGTCTCGACCGGCCTGGGCGAGGTGTACCAGTACACGCTGGACCGCGCCGACGACGGCAACCGCGAACTGACGCAGGAAGAGCTGGCCGAGCGCCGCATCGCGCAGGACTGGGTGGTGCGGCCGCTGCTGCGGTCGATCCCGGGCGTGGCGGAAATCAACTCGCAGGGCGGCTTCGTGCGGCAGTACCAGGCACTGGTCAACCCGGAGCGGATGCGCCACTACGAGGTCAACATCCAGCAGGTCTACCAGGCGCTGGCGCGCAACAACGCCAACTCCGGGGGCGGCGTGCTGCCGCACTACGCGGAGCAGTACCTGATTCGCGGCGTGGGCCTGGCCAAGGGCGTGGAGGACATCGGCAGCATCGTGCTCAAGGAGGTCAACGGCACGCCGGTGTACCTGCGCGACGTGGCGCAGGTGACCATCGGCCACGAGGTGCGCCAGGGCGCGCTGGTCAAGAACGGCCAGACCGAGGCCGTGGGCGGCATCGTGATGATGATGCGCGGCGGCAACGCCAAGGAGGTGGTGAGCCGGATCAAGGCCCGCGTGGCCGAGATCAACGACAAGGGCATGATCCCCGGCGGCCTGCAGATCGTGCCGTACTACGACCGCAGCGAACTGGTGGACGCCGCGCTGTGGACGGTCACCAAGGTGCTGCTCGAAGGCGTGGTGCTGGTGGTGATCGTGCTGTTCCTGTTCCTGGGAGACGTGCGCTCGTCGGTCATCGTGCTGGCCACGCTGGTGCTGACGCCGCTGCTGACGTTCATGGTGATGAACCGCATGGGGCTGTCGGCCAACCTGATGTCGCTGGGGGGGCTGGCCATCGCCATCGGCCTGATGGTGGACGGATCGGTGGTGGTGGTGGAGAACGCGTTCGAGCGGCTGGGCCACGCCGACAAGAGCGGGCTCACGCGCACGGAGATCCTGGTCAAGGCCGTGCAGGAGGTGGCCACGCCGGTGATCGTGGGCGTGGGCATCATCATCCTGGTGTTCCTGCCGCTGATGACGCTGCAGGGCATGGAAGGCAAGATGTTCGCGCCGCTGGCCGTGACCATCTCGATCGCGCTGGCGATCTCGCTGTTCCTGTCGCTGACGCTGTCGCCGGTGCTGTCGTCGTACCTGCTCAAGGGCGGCGCCGAGCATGACACGCGCATCATCGCGTTCATGAAGCGCCACTACCTGCGCATGCTGCACTGGGCGCTGCTCAACAGCAAGAAGACGGTGCTGGGCGCGGTGGGGATGTTCGTGGCCACGGTGCTGATCGTGCCGATGCTGGGCACGTCGTTCATCCCGGAGATGAAGGAAGGCTCGATCGTGCCGGCCATCGACCGCGTGCCGAACATCTCGCTGGAAGAGTCGATCAAGCTGGAGAAGCAGGCCAACAAGCTGGTGCTGGAAGTGCCCGGCGTGAAGTCGGTGGTGTCCGGCGTGGGCCGCGGCGAAAGCCCGGCCGACCCGCAAGGCCAGAACGAGTCGACCCCGATTGCCAGCCTGAAGGACCGCGACGAGTGGCCCGACGGCTGGACGCAGGACGACATCGCCAACGCCATCCGCGAGAAGCTCAAGGCCATTCCCGGCGTGCAGATCGTGATGGCGCAGCCGATTTCGGACCGCGTGGACGAGATGGTCAGCGGCGTGCGCTCGGACATCGCCGTGAAGATCTTCGGCGACGACCTGGACAAGCTGCGTGACCTGGCCGGCGAGATCGCGCGCGTGGCGGGCGGCATCCAGGGCTCGCAGGACATCCGGATCGAGCGGATCTCGGGCCAGCAGTACCTGTCGATCGAGATCGACCGGGCGGCCATCGCGCGCTACGGGCTGAACGTGTCGGACATCCACGACATCATCGAGATCGCCATCGGCGGCAAGCGTGCCACGGACATCTTCGAGGGCGAGCGCCGCTTTGCGGCGGCCGTGCGCCTGCCCGAGGAATTCCGCAGCAACGTGCAGGCCATCCGCAACCTGCTGGTGCAGGCGCCGGACGGCGTGCAGGTGCCGCTGCAGAGCGTGGCGAAGATCGAGGTCAGCGACGGCCCCGCGCAGATCAGCCGCGAGATGGCCAAGCGCCGCGTGGTGGTGATGATCAACGTGAAGGACCGCGACCTGGGCGGCTTCGTGGCCGAGCTGCAGTCGGCCACGGAGAGCAAGGTCAAGCTGCCGGAGGGCTACTACTACGAGTGGGGTGGCCAGTTCCAGAACATGGAACGCGCCATGGGCCACCTGCAGCTGATCGTGCCGCTCACCATCGCGGCGATCTTCTTCCTGCTGTTCCTGCTGTTCAACTCGCTGCGCTTTGCCACGCTGATCATCACGGTGCTGCCGTTCGCGTCGATCGGCGGCATCATCGGGCTGTTCGTCACGGGTGAATACCTGTCGGTGCCGGCGTCGGTGGGCTTTATCGCGCTGTGGGGCATGGCGGTGCTGAACGGCGTGGTGCTGGTGTCGTACATCCGCACGCTGCGCGAGCAGGGCATGTCGCTGCGCAACGCCGTGGTGCGCGGCGCCACGCAGCGGTTCCGGCCGGTGATGATGACCGCGACCATCGCGATGCTGGGCCTGGTGCCGTTCCTGTTCTCGTCGGGGCCGGGCTCCGAGGTGCAGCGGCCGCTGGCCGTGGTGGTGATTGGCGGGCTGATCACGTCGACGCTGCTGACGCTGGTGATGGTGCCGGTGCTCTACCGCTGGTTCGACGACCGCAAGCCCGAGGCGCGCGACATGTCCGTGTAA
- the imuA gene encoding translesion DNA synthesis-associated protein ImuA — protein MTASPHGQLPLAAPDHVPSSAPPAPSPDGPPPAAPRESVRELEQRYPGLWRAGQLGRAGRLPVCPTGYDALTAELPGGGWPAGAVTELMLAHDGTGELRLLMPALRTLAAGGRRIGLVNPPYLPNAASLAAARLPARQVYWVRPTPAATLASQRTDMLWAAEQMLRSQAFGAVLVWLGRARPEALRRLQVLAQGGDTVVWVLRPLRVLHESSPAVLRLALSPQPGNLMSIDFHKRRGPVRDTPLILPLEGMAHVPQRTGMPAVLPATPAGADHVADDVLDRGAPAAPAAGRAAAELA, from the coding sequence ATGACCGCATCCCCGCATGGACAGTTGCCGCTGGCGGCACCGGACCATGTGCCATCTTCCGCCCCGCCCGCGCCGTCGCCCGATGGTCCGCCGCCGGCCGCGCCCCGCGAATCGGTGCGCGAGCTGGAGCAGCGCTATCCGGGCCTGTGGCGCGCGGGCCAGCTTGGCCGCGCCGGGCGCCTGCCCGTCTGTCCCACCGGCTACGACGCGCTGACCGCCGAGCTGCCCGGCGGCGGCTGGCCCGCCGGCGCCGTGACAGAGCTGATGCTGGCGCACGACGGCACGGGCGAACTGCGCCTGCTGATGCCGGCGCTGCGCACGCTGGCCGCCGGCGGCCGGCGCATCGGCCTGGTCAATCCACCCTACCTGCCTAATGCCGCCAGCCTGGCGGCGGCCCGGCTGCCCGCGCGCCAGGTGTACTGGGTGCGCCCGACCCCGGCGGCAACGCTGGCGTCGCAGCGCACGGACATGCTCTGGGCCGCCGAGCAGATGCTGCGCAGCCAGGCATTCGGCGCGGTGCTGGTCTGGCTGGGCCGCGCGCGGCCCGAGGCGCTGCGGCGCCTGCAGGTGCTGGCGCAGGGCGGGGACACCGTGGTCTGGGTGCTCCGGCCGCTGCGGGTGCTGCATGAGTCGTCGCCCGCCGTGCTGCGGCTGGCGCTGTCGCCGCAGCCGGGCAACCTGATGTCGATCGACTTCCACAAGCGGCGCGGCCCCGTGCGGGACACGCCGCTGATTTTGCCGCTGGAAGGCATGGCCCACGTGCCGCAACGCACGGGCATGCCCGCCGTCCTGCCCGCCACGCCGGCGGGTGCCGACCATGTTGCCGATGACGTACTGGATCGCGGTGCACCTGCCGCGCCTGCCGCTGGACGCGCTGCAGCCGAGCTGGCCTGA
- a CDS encoding efflux RND transporter periplasmic adaptor subunit, with the protein MRPNHSLLSIAAAVVLALSLAGCSKEPEAVAEAPKLPPGVVKPEENLQKTLKVAVVATSPFSEMLRVAGRVDFDEQRVSRIGATVTGRVTDLYAILGQEVKAGQVLARLHSSELGAAQMAFLKAEAQNELQARNAERARQLFDADVIGRAELQRRQSEYAIAAAEMRAYRDQLRVLGMSAQAIATLAKNGSIESYSPVFSSINGTVVERNVAQGQVVQPADALYTVADLSRVWVVAEVPEQQAAQVAEGQAVDIEVPSLANSNGRITGKLIYVGRTVNPQSRTVLVRTELENKEGRLKPAMLASMLIAGKPVDTLVVPGSAVVRDGNDEQVYVETAPGQYRLTKVKLGSESDGMRVVQSGIKSGDRVVVEGAFHLDNERKRLEQG; encoded by the coding sequence ATGCGCCCCAACCATTCCCTGCTTTCCATTGCCGCCGCCGTTGTGCTGGCGCTGTCGCTGGCCGGCTGCTCCAAGGAGCCCGAAGCCGTTGCCGAGGCGCCCAAGCTGCCGCCCGGCGTGGTCAAGCCCGAAGAAAACCTCCAGAAGACCCTCAAGGTGGCCGTGGTGGCCACGTCCCCGTTCAGCGAGATGCTGCGCGTGGCCGGCCGCGTCGACTTCGACGAACAGCGCGTGTCGCGCATCGGCGCCACCGTTACCGGCCGCGTGACCGACCTGTACGCCATCCTGGGCCAGGAAGTGAAGGCCGGCCAGGTGCTGGCGCGCCTGCACAGCAGCGAACTGGGCGCCGCGCAGATGGCGTTCCTGAAGGCCGAGGCGCAGAACGAGCTGCAGGCCCGCAACGCCGAGCGCGCGCGCCAGCTGTTCGACGCCGACGTGATCGGCCGCGCCGAACTGCAGCGCCGCCAGAGCGAGTACGCGATTGCCGCGGCCGAGATGCGCGCCTACCGCGACCAGCTGCGCGTGCTGGGCATGTCGGCCCAGGCCATTGCCACGCTGGCCAAGAACGGCAGCATCGAATCGTATTCGCCGGTGTTCTCCAGCATCAACGGCACGGTGGTGGAGCGCAACGTGGCCCAGGGCCAGGTGGTGCAGCCGGCCGACGCGCTGTACACCGTGGCCGACCTGTCGCGCGTCTGGGTGGTGGCCGAGGTGCCCGAGCAGCAGGCCGCGCAGGTGGCCGAGGGCCAGGCCGTGGATATCGAGGTGCCGTCGCTGGCCAACAGCAACGGCCGCATCACGGGCAAGCTGATCTACGTTGGCCGCACCGTGAATCCGCAGTCGCGCACGGTGCTGGTCCGCACCGAGCTGGAGAACAAGGAAGGGCGCCTGAAGCCGGCCATGCTGGCCAGCATGCTGATCGCCGGCAAGCCGGTGGACACGCTGGTGGTGCCGGGGTCCGCCGTGGTGCGTGACGGCAACGACGAGCAGGTGTACGTGGAAACCGCGCCGGGCCAGTACCGCCTGACCAAGGTGAAGCTGGGCTCGGAGAGCGACGGCATGCGCGTGGTGCAGAGCGGCATCAAGTCGGGCGACCGCGTGGTCGTGGAGGGCGCGTTCCACCTCGACAACGAGCGCAAGCGACTGGAACAGGGGTAA
- a CDS encoding DUF1579 domain-containing protein, which translates to MNIETTNEHRWLHKLAGNWMAEGEAQMGPDGPTEKWQIPEQVSKIGDAWVQTRSEGDFPGCGPAVTVMTLGYDPARKHFVGTFVGSMMTHMWVYEGDLEADGKTLTLRADGPAFNPDGSVVPGKMAKYRDVIAFQDDDHRTLTSFMQTDSGEWIQIMQARYRRER; encoded by the coding sequence ATGAACATCGAAACCACCAACGAACACCGCTGGCTGCACAAGCTGGCTGGCAACTGGATGGCCGAGGGCGAGGCACAGATGGGCCCGGACGGCCCCACCGAGAAGTGGCAGATTCCCGAGCAGGTCAGCAAGATCGGCGACGCCTGGGTGCAGACCCGCTCGGAGGGCGATTTTCCCGGCTGCGGCCCGGCCGTGACGGTGATGACGCTGGGCTACGACCCGGCCCGCAAGCACTTTGTCGGCACCTTCGTCGGCTCGATGATGACGCACATGTGGGTCTACGAAGGCGACCTGGAGGCCGATGGCAAGACGCTGACGCTGCGCGCCGATGGCCCGGCCTTCAACCCGGACGGCAGCGTGGTGCCGGGCAAGATGGCGAAGTACCGTGACGTCATCGCGTTCCAGGATGACGACCACCGCACGCTGACGTCGTTCATGCAGACCGACAGCGGCGAGTGGATCCAGATCATGCAGGCCCGCTACCGGCGGGAACGCTAG
- a CDS encoding DUF2880 domain-containing protein, which produces MTTHARRLLLASIAFVTGAALPAIAPAADAPVNVELGQRGGRPEAPEAPLACMQAVKAKLPNPDRFRWLGSNTRRVAEDVYSVVGTIAFVNQAGEARQGDAQCDVMRAPGNQFIVPKVRLPQ; this is translated from the coding sequence ATGACAACGCATGCACGCCGCTTGCTGCTGGCGTCTATCGCTTTCGTGACGGGCGCGGCCCTGCCGGCCATCGCCCCGGCGGCCGATGCCCCGGTCAACGTCGAACTGGGCCAGCGCGGCGGCCGCCCCGAGGCGCCCGAAGCCCCGCTTGCCTGCATGCAGGCGGTCAAGGCCAAGCTGCCGAATCCGGACCGGTTCCGCTGGCTGGGCAGCAACACGCGCCGCGTGGCCGAGGACGTCTACAGCGTGGTGGGCACCATCGCGTTCGTGAACCAGGCCGGCGAGGCGCGGCAGGGCGACGCCCAGTGCGACGTCATGCGCGCACCGGGCAACCAGTTCATCGTGCCGAAGGTCCGGCTGCCGCAGTAG
- a CDS encoding auxiliary protein of the heavy metal cation-transporting efflux system HmyCBA produces the protein MLRFVLFLLTALCLSALSFTAAANVRADAQVDAAIEAAAGMTTETPDYAMLATGDDLSQLVLPGDPDYGADDVADDGPPPGYCNIWSADLLDPLDLFDAVDETSALFVLPTFKPGLSVDDLFLAPTARTTFESEGLFRPPNLRA, from the coding sequence TTGTTACGTTTCGTCCTCTTCCTGCTGACTGCCCTGTGCCTGTCCGCGCTGTCGTTCACGGCAGCGGCGAACGTGCGCGCGGACGCGCAGGTCGATGCCGCGATCGAGGCGGCGGCCGGCATGACGACCGAGACGCCCGATTACGCGATGCTGGCCACCGGCGACGACCTGTCGCAGCTCGTGCTGCCGGGCGACCCGGACTACGGCGCCGACGACGTGGCCGATGACGGCCCGCCGCCGGGCTACTGCAACATCTGGTCCGCCGATCTGCTCGACCCGCTCGACCTGTTCGACGCGGTGGACGAAACCAGCGCGCTGTTCGTGCTGCCCACCTTCAAGCCTGGCCTGTCCGTGGACGACCTGTTCCTGGCGCCCACGGCCCGCACCACGTTCGAATCCGAAGGGCTGTTCCGCCCGCCCAACCTGCGCGCCTGA